The DNA window agatctgtccccaaccaaggaggacctacagcagcacctagatctgtccccaaccaaggagggcctacagcagcacctagatctgtccccaaccaaggagggcctacagcagcacctagatctgtccccaaccaagggggacctacagcagcaccaagatctgtccccaaccaaggaggacctacagcagcacctagatctgtccccaaccaaggaggacctacagcagcaccaagatctgtccccaaccaaggaggtcctacagcagcacctagatctgtccccaaccaaggaggacctacagcagcacctagatctgtccccaaccaaggaggacctacagcagcacctagatctgtcctcaaccaaggaggacctacagcagcacctagatctgtccccaaccaaggaggacctacagcagcacctagatctgtccccaaccaagaaggacctacagcagcacctagatctgtccccaaccaaggaggacctacagcagtacctagatctgtccccaaccaaggagggcctacagcagcacctagatctgtccccaaccaaggagggcctacagcagcacctagatctgtccccaaccaaggagga is part of the Oncorhynchus keta strain PuntledgeMale-10-30-2019 unplaced genomic scaffold, Oket_V2 Un_contig_7307_pilon_pilon, whole genome shotgun sequence genome and encodes:
- the LOC127926277 gene encoding uncharacterized protein LOC127926277; amino-acid sequence: MYSLCAPGQRCLDGICICRPWLGTDLGAAVGPPWLGTDLGAAVGPPWLGTDLGAAVGPPWLGTDLGAAVGPPWLGTDLGAAVGPPWLGTDLGAAVGPPWLGTDLGAAVGPPWLGTDLGAAVGPPWLGTDLGAAVGPPWLGTDLGTAVGPPWLGTDLGAAVGPSWLGTDLGAAVGPPWLGTDLGAAVGPPWLRTDLGAAVGPPWLGTDLGAAVGPPWLGTDLGAAVGPPWLGTDLGAAVGPPWLGTDLGAAVGPPWLGTDLGAAVGPPWLGTDLGAAVGPPWLGTDLGAAVGPPWLGTDLGAAVGPP